One Zerene cesonia ecotype Mississippi chromosome 9, Zerene_cesonia_1.1, whole genome shotgun sequence DNA window includes the following coding sequences:
- the LOC119829047 gene encoding dynein light chain Tctex-type, which produces MDVKECNDLAEENQFIVDDVSKIIKEAIENSIGGTAYQHNKVNQWTSAVVESCLGQLTKLQKPYKYIVTCTIMQKNGAGLHTASSCFWDNNTDGSCTVRWENKTMYCIVSVFGLGI; this is translated from the exons ATGGATGTCAAAGAATGTAATGATTTAGCTGAAGAg AATCAATTCATTGTGGACGATGTGAGTAAAATTATCAAAGAAGCTATTGAAAATTCAATCGGAGGTACTGCCTATCAGCACAACAAAGTTAACCAGTGGACATCGGCTGTCGTGGAATCTTGTTTAGGACAGTTGACAAAACTTCAAAAACCATACAAATACATTG TGACTTGTACAATCATGCAAAAGAATGGTGCCGGGCTTCATACAGCATCATCCTGTTTCTGGGACAACAACACAGATGGTTCTTGCACTGTGCGCTGGGAAAACAAGACAATGTACTGTATTGTATCTGTCTTCGGTCTTGGAATCTAG
- the LOC119828914 gene encoding palmitoyltransferase ZDHHC20-B-like isoform X3, translating into MASSVQNNRVLHSGYCACCRTCNMWCWRALKWLPVLLIVSIVTWSYYAYVIQLCIFTIESTVQQCVYLVLYHILLIMFAWSYWRTIFADIKQIPDKYKLPEEELEKLLSADTEEAQRSVLENYAKDLPVVTRTMSGSVRYCNRCVLVKPDRAHHCSICARCVLKMDHHCPWVNNCVCFHNYKFFMLFLGYALMYCIFIMSTCLPYFIRFWKGDFGAPGSAGRYHIVFAFFVALMFAISLGSLFGYHCYLVTHNRTTLEAFRAPMFRGGADKNGFSIGAYNNFKEVFGNSPNLWLLPVFTSLGDGCEFPVRREHQLQTFTTPQETHGYESMGITRSSVEMAHETERWRLCPRRGRTVPQIV; encoded by the exons atggctTCATCAGTGCAAAATAATAGAGTGTTACATTCAGGATATTGTGCATGTTGTCGAACGTGCAATATGTGGTGTTGGAGAGCATTAAAATGGCTTCCAGTGTTGTTGATAGTTTCTATTGTGACATGGTCCTATTATGCATACGTTATTCAATTGTGCATTT TTACCATTGAGAGTACAGTGCAACAATGTGTTTATCTTGTgctatatcatattttacttataatgtTTGCTTGGTCTTATTGGCGAACGATATTTGcggatataaaacaaattccaGACAAG TACAAATTACCTGAAGAAGAATTGGAAAAGTTATTGAGTGCTGACACTGAAGAAGCACAACGATCAGTTTTAGAGAACTATGCTAAAGATCTTCCAGTTGTCactag AACGATGTCGGGTTCAGTGCGCTACTGCAACCGGTGCGTGCTGGTGAAGCCGGACCGCGCGCACCACTGCAGCATCTGCGCGCGCTGCGTGCTCAAGATGGACCACCACTGCCCGTGGGTGAACAACTGCGTGTGCTTCCACAACTATAAGTTCTTCATGCTGTTCCTCGGCTACGCGCTCATGTACTGCATCTTCATCATGTCCACGTGCCTGCCGTACTTCATACGGTTTTGGAAG GGTGATTTCGGCGCACCAGGCAGCGCGGGAAGGTACCACATTGTATTCGCGTTCTTCGTGGCGCTTATGTTCGCGATATCCCTGGGCTCGCTGTTCGGCTACCACTGTTACTTGGTCACGCACAACAGGACCACTTTAG AAGCGTTCAGAGCGCCGATGTTCCGCGGCGGCGCTGATAAGAATGGCTTCTCGATCGGCGCATACAACAACTTCAAGGAGGTGTTCGGGAACAGCCCCAACCTGTGGCTGCTGCCCGTCTTCACGAG CCTAGGAGACGGGTGCGAATTTCCCGTGCGTCGCGAGCACCAGCTGCAAACGTTCACGACGCCGCAAGAGACGCACGGGTACGAATCTATGGGCATCACGCGCTCAAG CGTGGAGATGGCACACGAGACTGAGAGATGGAGACTTTGCCCCCGACGGGGGAGGACCGTCCCGCAAATAGTATAA
- the LOC119828914 gene encoding palmitoyltransferase ZDHHC15B-like isoform X2, translating into MASSVQNNRVLHSGYCACCRTCNMWCWRALKWLPVLLIVSIVTWSYYAYVIQLCIFTIESTVQQCVYLVLYHILLIMFAWSYWRTIFADIKQIPDKYKLPEEELEKLLSADTEEAQRSVLENYAKDLPVVTRTMSGSVRYCNRCVLVKPDRAHHCSICARCVLKMDHHCPWVNNCVCFHNYKFFMLFLGYALMYCIFIMSTCLPYFIRFWKMYQEYKHAHCDRLIDTGSFTKQCMEIIDGDFGAPGSAGRYHIVFAFFVALMFAISLGSLFGYHCYLVTHNRTTLEAFRAPMFRGGADKNGFSIGAYNNFKEVFGNSPNLWLLPVFTSLGDGIVYPLPQQDEDTESLLSSERWDRWGERARPFDERESSSYDEL; encoded by the exons atggctTCATCAGTGCAAAATAATAGAGTGTTACATTCAGGATATTGTGCATGTTGTCGAACGTGCAATATGTGGTGTTGGAGAGCATTAAAATGGCTTCCAGTGTTGTTGATAGTTTCTATTGTGACATGGTCCTATTATGCATACGTTATTCAATTGTGCATTT TTACCATTGAGAGTACAGTGCAACAATGTGTTTATCTTGTgctatatcatattttacttataatgtTTGCTTGGTCTTATTGGCGAACGATATTTGcggatataaaacaaattccaGACAAG TACAAATTACCTGAAGAAGAATTGGAAAAGTTATTGAGTGCTGACACTGAAGAAGCACAACGATCAGTTTTAGAGAACTATGCTAAAGATCTTCCAGTTGTCactag AACGATGTCGGGTTCAGTGCGCTACTGCAACCGGTGCGTGCTGGTGAAGCCGGACCGCGCGCACCACTGCAGCATCTGCGCGCGCTGCGTGCTCAAGATGGACCACCACTGCCCGTGGGTGAACAACTGCGTGTGCTTCCACAACTATAAGTTCTTCATGCTGTTCCTCGGCTACGCGCTCATGTACTGCATCTTCATCATGTCCACGTGCCTGCCGTACTTCATACGGTTTTGGAAG ATGTATCAGGAATACAAACATGCCCACTGCGATCGTCTGATTGACACCGGCTCATTTACTAAGCAATGCATGGAGATTATTGAT GGTGATTTCGGCGCACCAGGCAGCGCGGGAAGGTACCACATTGTATTCGCGTTCTTCGTGGCGCTTATGTTCGCGATATCCCTGGGCTCGCTGTTCGGCTACCACTGTTACTTGGTCACGCACAACAGGACCACTTTAG AAGCGTTCAGAGCGCCGATGTTCCGCGGCGGCGCTGATAAGAATGGCTTCTCGATCGGCGCATACAACAACTTCAAGGAGGTGTTCGGGAACAGCCCCAACCTGTGGCTGCTGCCCGTCTTCACGAG TTTGGGCGACGGCATCGTGTACCCTCTGCCGCAGCAAGACGAGGATACCGAGTCCTTGCTGAGCTCCGAGCGATGGGATCGCTGGGGAGAGAGAGCTCGGCCCTTCGACGAACGCGAGAGCTCCTCGTACGACGAACTTTGA
- the LOC119828914 gene encoding palmitoyltransferase ZDHHC15-like isoform X1, producing the protein MASSVQNNRVLHSGYCACCRTCNMWCWRALKWLPVLLIVSIVTWSYYAYVIQLCIFTIESTVQQCVYLVLYHILLIMFAWSYWRTIFADIKQIPDKYKLPEEELEKLLSADTEEAQRSVLENYAKDLPVVTRTMSGSVRYCNRCVLVKPDRAHHCSICARCVLKMDHHCPWVNNCVCFHNYKFFMLFLGYALMYCIFIMSTCLPYFIRFWKMYQEYKHAHCDRLIDTGSFTKQCMEIIDGDFGAPGSAGRYHIVFAFFVALMFAISLGSLFGYHCYLVTHNRTTLEAFRAPMFRGGADKNGFSIGAYNNFKEVFGNSPNLWLLPVFTSLGDGCEFPVRREHQLQTFTTPQETHGYESMGITRSSVEMAHETERWRLCPRRGRTVPQIV; encoded by the exons atggctTCATCAGTGCAAAATAATAGAGTGTTACATTCAGGATATTGTGCATGTTGTCGAACGTGCAATATGTGGTGTTGGAGAGCATTAAAATGGCTTCCAGTGTTGTTGATAGTTTCTATTGTGACATGGTCCTATTATGCATACGTTATTCAATTGTGCATTT TTACCATTGAGAGTACAGTGCAACAATGTGTTTATCTTGTgctatatcatattttacttataatgtTTGCTTGGTCTTATTGGCGAACGATATTTGcggatataaaacaaattccaGACAAG TACAAATTACCTGAAGAAGAATTGGAAAAGTTATTGAGTGCTGACACTGAAGAAGCACAACGATCAGTTTTAGAGAACTATGCTAAAGATCTTCCAGTTGTCactag AACGATGTCGGGTTCAGTGCGCTACTGCAACCGGTGCGTGCTGGTGAAGCCGGACCGCGCGCACCACTGCAGCATCTGCGCGCGCTGCGTGCTCAAGATGGACCACCACTGCCCGTGGGTGAACAACTGCGTGTGCTTCCACAACTATAAGTTCTTCATGCTGTTCCTCGGCTACGCGCTCATGTACTGCATCTTCATCATGTCCACGTGCCTGCCGTACTTCATACGGTTTTGGAAG ATGTATCAGGAATACAAACATGCCCACTGCGATCGTCTGATTGACACCGGCTCATTTACTAAGCAATGCATGGAGATTATTGAT GGTGATTTCGGCGCACCAGGCAGCGCGGGAAGGTACCACATTGTATTCGCGTTCTTCGTGGCGCTTATGTTCGCGATATCCCTGGGCTCGCTGTTCGGCTACCACTGTTACTTGGTCACGCACAACAGGACCACTTTAG AAGCGTTCAGAGCGCCGATGTTCCGCGGCGGCGCTGATAAGAATGGCTTCTCGATCGGCGCATACAACAACTTCAAGGAGGTGTTCGGGAACAGCCCCAACCTGTGGCTGCTGCCCGTCTTCACGAG CCTAGGAGACGGGTGCGAATTTCCCGTGCGTCGCGAGCACCAGCTGCAAACGTTCACGACGCCGCAAGAGACGCACGGGTACGAATCTATGGGCATCACGCGCTCAAG CGTGGAGATGGCACACGAGACTGAGAGATGGAGACTTTGCCCCCGACGGGGGAGGACCGTCCCGCAAATAGTATAA